The window GTCTGGCAATATGTTTATAGGAGTTCCAGGTCTTAAGACATCATAGGACATGATCAATACCAAAGATAACAGTTGTTATAGAGGGATACTGCTCACCACAGGCAGGGTTTCCTTCTGTTCTGGGTCTCTTGTGTGCAGAGTGCAGAGCTCAGATTAGCACACACTATGTTGAGAGATGATGTCATCATTTTAATTATGTGCTTTCTACAGCAACAGTACCCATGACAAGCATTCCTGGCTGTGCTCTTAGTGAGATGATGGATGCTCTACACCCTGTGTCTCCTTGACCATACCCACCTGTGTCACAGTAACTCCCAGGGGCTCAATCTCAAATCGCAATGAACAACTACACAGCAGTGGTAGAGTTTGTCCTGCAGGGATTTTCTGGGGATCCTGGGTTCCAGGCTTTCTTCTTGGCCTTTTTCTCCACTTTCTATATCCTGGCTCTTGCAGGAAACACCCTCATTATCATGGCCATCAGCCTGAACCCAAGTCTTCACAcccccatgtatttcttccttgCAAACCTGGCTCTGTTGGACATTGCCTGCACATCCACTGTTCTTCCCAAGCTGTTGGAAGGTCTGGTGCAGAAGGGCAGCCACATCTCTTATAAGGGATGCTTGACCCAGATTTTCTTCCTAATCTGGGTTTTGGGAGCTGAGCTGCTGCTACTCTcagccatggcctatgaccgctttGTGGCCATCTGTCGCCCACTGCACTACAGCATGCTGATGAGTCGGCCCGTCTGTGTCCTGCTGGCAGGCAGTGTGTGGGCCATCAGTGCAATCAACACATCTGTGCACACTGGCCTGATGGCACGACTCCATTTCTGTGGCCCCAACCAAATTCATCACTTTTTATgtgaaatcccagcactgctaCTGCTGTCTTGCAGCCCAACTACCCTCAACAAGATCATGGCTGTCATTGCTGATGTTTATTTTGGTGTGATCAACTTCCTGTTTACCATGGTATCCTACAGCTTCATCATTGCCAGCATCCTACGCATCCGCTCTGCAGAGGGCAAGAAGCGTGCTTTCTCCACCTGCTCTGCACATCTGGTGGTGGTCACCTTGTATTACTCCACCGTCATCTATACCTATGTGCAGCCTGGCTCTGGATCCTCCTTGGAAAATAGCAAGGTGGTTACCTTATTGTACACAGCAGTCAGCCCGACCCTGAATCCCCTCATTTATTCTCTGAGGAATAAGGATGTCAAAGTGGCCCTCAGTAAGGTATTTTCCTGTGTCTGTTAAGGAGATAGAAAACACTGGTGTGACTTGATCCCACTGTTGATGGAGT of the Chionomys nivalis chromosome 8, mChiNiv1.1, whole genome shotgun sequence genome contains:
- the LOC130879889 gene encoding olfactory receptor 13A1-like produces the protein MNNYTAVVEFVLQGFSGDPGFQAFFLAFFSTFYILALAGNTLIIMAISLNPSLHTPMYFFLANLALLDIACTSTVLPKLLEGLVQKGSHISYKGCLTQIFFLIWVLGAELLLLSAMAYDRFVAICRPLHYSMLMSRPVCVLLAGSVWAISAINTSVHTGLMARLHFCGPNQIHHFLCEIPALLLLSCSPTTLNKIMAVIADVYFGVINFLFTMVSYSFIIASILRIRSAEGKKRAFSTCSAHLVVVTLYYSTVIYTYVQPGSGSSLENSKVVTLLYTAVSPTLNPLIYSLRNKDVKVALSKVFSCVC